The Panulirus ornatus isolate Po-2019 chromosome 19, ASM3632096v1, whole genome shotgun sequence genome includes the window gtacatgccatcactgcttccctaaatgcatcccatacctcacccactcccctcacatcatttgctctcccttttgccattctacactcagtctctcctggtactttttcacaGATGTTGGTGCggatattctatgtatgtatggatcctggttaagtgtctgaggattggtagaatgcatgcatgcatagtgctattgtacaaaggcaaaaggcataaaggggagtgttcaaattacagaggcataagtttgttgagtattcctggtaaattgtatgggagggtattgattgagaggatgaaggcatgtacagagcaccagattggggaggagcagtgttgtttcagaagtgatagaggatttgtggatcaggtgtttgctttgaagaatgtgtgtgagaaatacttagaaaaacagatggatttatatgtagcatttatggatctggagaaggcgtatgatcgggttgatagagatgctttgtggaatgtcgtaagagtatatggtgtgggaggtaagcttgatatagagatgctttgtggaatgtctttagagtatatggtttgaaaggtaagctgctagaagcagtgaaaagttcttaccaaggatgtaaggcatgtatatgaataggaagagaggagagtgattggttttcagtgaaagttggtctgtggcagggctgtgtgatgtccccatggttgtttaatttgtttatggatggggtggttaggaaggtaaatgcaagacatttggagagaggggcgagtttgcagtctgttgtggatgagagggcctggaaagtgagtcagttgttgttctccaaCGATaaggctctggtggctgatttgagtgagaaactgcagaagttggtgactgagtatggaaaagtgtgtgaaaagagaaagttgagagtgaatttgaataagagcaagattattaggttcagtagggttgagggacaagtaaattgggatgtaagtttgaatggagaattggaggaagtgaagtgtcgtagatatctgggagtggatttagcagcaaatggatccatggaagtggaagtgagtcacatggttgggtgaaggttctgggagtgatggaagaatgtgtggaaggaaagaacattatctcggagaacaaaaattggtatgtttgaaggaatagtagttccaacaatattatatggatgcaaggcatgggctataaatagatttgtacggtggagggtggatgtgttggaaatgagatgtttgaggacaatatgtggtgtgaggtggttagatcaagtaagtaatggaatggtaagagagatgtgtggaaatgaaaagagtgtggttgagagagcagtttCCGCAAAAAACATTGTCCccttatattttcaaaggtgatgcaTGGTGAAAATAGTGTTTCTGTTGGTGTGAGCATCAGTAACCTGCTaaatgtgcctcaggctatcatAAGGGAAAGATGTTCTTTCTCTACTCTTCCGGGCTgccattttgggaatttcacatttgggcattattttttttattcctttcatcTGTGCTTCAGGATAGTTGTCTCTTACCCATCTAAGGAGGAAAAAGCCTGAATTCTTGCCTGGATTTTTAGGTGCACTATTGCTCAGAACACACAATCAGGTGGCTGCTACCTGCTGCACCCTATTAGTGCCTCACCTTATTGAGGAGATCAAGACCCAATGGGCCCAAAGCAAAGATCCAGAGCACTTCAGGAATCTTACCAATTCCAGGCCCAGATGTGTGCAGATGGTAATCTAGGCCAAAGGAAAGATGATGTAGTACTAAAATGTTTTGTAACATTGCCCCTGAAAATATTTCTTGCAGACACCATAAGTGTTGATtgggtgtttgctgtgaagaatgtttatgagaaatactgagagaaaaaaGAGGGATTTGTATTTGGtaattttggatctggagaaagcatatgatagggttgatagtgatgtggaaggtgttatgactatatggtgtgggaggaaagctgttagaagtggTGTGgagttttatcaagagagtaaggtgtgtgtgagtaggtagagaggaaggtaattgtttccaggtgaaggtgggtttgtggcaggggtgtgttgtcaccatggctgtttgatttatttatggttgggatgttgagggaggtaaatgcaaaggtcttggagaggaGCAAATATGAAATCTGTTGAgggtcatttgtttgctgatgatgcagcactggtggcagattcaagtaagaaactacagaagttaatgtctgagtttgggggagtgtgtgaaaggagaaagttgagtaaatgtgaatgagagcaaggttattaggattaaCAGTGGAAAAAAGCATGTTAtttggagtatgagtttgaatacAGAAACCTTGGAGGAAGccaattgttttagatacctggaagtggacatggaagtgaatgaaaccatggaagctggcatgaatcatagggtgggtgatggagtgaAGGTCCTGGAAGCACtggggaatgtatggaaagagaggtctttatcttagagggtgaagatatgtttgCAGGTATTGCAGTcccaatggtgttgtatggatgtgaggcatataatattgatgaaaatgtgttggaaatgaaatatttgaggacaatatatggtgtgaagaaaGTTAATCAAGaattgatagggtaagagaggtgtagtaataaaaagagtgtggttgagggaactACAGAGGGTGTGGGCTGAGAGAACtgcagagggtgtgctgaaatggtttggacacatggagggaatgagtgaggagaggttgacaaagaggatagaagtgacagaagtggagggaatcagggagaccaaactgaaaatggaaggatagagtgaatgagATTTTAAGTGCTCGTGTCCTGAACACgtgggagggtgaaagatgtgcatgggatagagtgaaatgagtGATGTGACatacagggggcaacatgctttcattggactgaaccagagcatttgaagcaGCCTGGGGAAACCATTGAAAGGCCACTGGGGCCTGTTTGTAGATAGGacactgtggttttggtgcattactcatgacatctaaagaatggatatgagcaaatgaggccattccttgGTCTGTTCCTGGCTTTCAAAGCAACAAACAAGTACAAAAGAGAGCAAAATATGTGTGTACAGTCAGGAAAACTAATAATTACTCACCTATtcagaaaaataatggaaaaaattgATGGCAGAGTTGGAATTGCCTTCTTTCACACAAATGCTTGTGGTCAGCTTCAGTTCAAAGCATCCATCTTATAATCAATGAATGATATGGTAGATTGTatttgtcatatatttttctaCACACGTCTGCAGTAGATTGTTAATGCATGAAttaatgattatatacatatcaGAAAGAATTATGAGAAAATAGGTAATATAAGTGCAAGTCTTACCTCACTCCCAAATGCTAGCAATTGGTTTTATGTTTGAATATTcaagataaatgaaatgaaatagcAAATTGtatctttcatatattttataCAGTTCATCTTCGTAGGTTCATAACTAATGCATGAATTAATAATCATCTACATTCAGAAAATTAAAGCAGTAAATAGCTAAAATAAGTTGTAGTCTGACATAGCATTAGTGGTCATCTTCAGTTCAAAGCATTTAACTTGTAATTGACGAAAAGACATGGTAATTTGTATTTTTTTACTTCTTGAGAAGAAAAGTGAAATAAATGGGAATCTTAACTAACTTTAGCACTCATCAGTTCCAAACATGGGAGGATGGTCCAGAGCAGGGGTCAGTTGTCTTAGGTTAAGGTCTTTATTTAGTTTTCCTTacacttttccctttcccttcatGTGAGTGTACTCCCAGAAGCTGTTTGGGTTTCTGTTCATAGATATGAAAGGCAGGTTTTGAAGCATGAGTAACCACTTCTCTACTATAAGCAGAGTCCTGTGAGCATCCATTTTTTGCTTCCCCTTCTTTACACCTTTCTTATttgaaaagacatttcttgaCTATGGACAGTAATAGGTCCATGGCAGAGACACTGTCAGCTTGTGAATGAATGTACTGAAGGATCACTCGCCTTCTTGTCATTTGGGCAGGTTTCTTTAAGGTTTTCAGTCATGTCAGTTGACATCTGCAAACCTATATGCTTCATGATGGTCAGGGATGGTGAATCCTCATAAATACATTTCATTTTGGGGTAAAGTTCTCATAGGGATCTGCCTAAAGCAGAGAAATATCTTCATTCTtcaaaatcttattttttttattaaatcttTATAAAATTTGATATAAGGTATTATATATTGTCTTCACTATCTTACCTTTTCCCACCTGCCATCTCTAAGTTGTGTCTAACTTTTAATGTTTGCATAGTAATAATTTTGAATGTCATTGAACTGTTATCAGATGCAGTGTACGTtcaatttttatatatttctcattttACCCAAATTTTTTAGAATTGCTGCATTGTGTACGGTAGTTTTCTTCAATCATTTTTATTGTAGGCCATCTCCATAGTTTTGAGTGTCAAAGATTCAGGTTTTGTGTTTAAAACATTTGCTAAACATTTTTGCATCTTTATTTCTGCCACATGATTTAGGTGTCCAGGTGAGCAGTACTCCACCCACATGGTCATTTTTCTTGTTCACATGTAAGAAATTAAGTTACTTTCTTTAGTGAAGAGTgagaagaatgagtgaaaagaatTGTCATTATGACACTATATGAGACAGAAGTAGGAAAATCAGGAAAACAAGGGAAAGGTAAAAACAGTGGAAATAGTAAAGGGTAATAGACAAGAAACAGTAGGAATCTCTGAAGGATAGTGTAGAACATTGTTAGTTCTTATAATAGGCATGAGTAATTTTTTATGAAATATGTGATGGAAGAAAGGTGTAACAACCTTTCTTCTGTtattttttatgattttgttaATTACAAGTTCTTGATCTGCAAAACATTGGAATGACTtggatatttattttatttcataagAAAAAAGACTTAAGCTGTTAATACGGACTAAGGTCAGGATTCCAAAATAGCAGCCTGGAATGAAGAGTCCCATCAGGCTTCTAACAGCCCCCCTACAACACTTAATGCTAGACTAGATGGAGTGTTGGCTAGACCAGAGTGCATGGTTTATGTGCCGTTAGTTGTTCCCTGTCCTACTGGATTGCTAACATTTGTTGTgctatgtatattatttttcagACTGCTTCCATctacttgttttctttttccttttgtagTTAAAATGAATCTGAAAAGGTTGATTTTTTCCCTATAAAAGGAATGAAAAGTTGGTGGATGGTTCTAGTCATAAGTTTTGAAAAGTCATTGCAAATGATACCTTTGTGTTCGACATCATTGTTTCTTCCTGAATACAAATTCCAGTTTTACAAAGCACAGTATGTTTATTGTATACAGTAGTATGGCCCCAAGTTTTTAACAGAGCACTTTGGCAAATTTCTTGCATTTTATTTTGACAAGTTTCTTATAAACAAATGAGATAGTCGAAATTCCTTCTTTACTAACAATTTAGTATATTATGCTCTTCATTTTCAGATTGTACATTCGTTCATTACAGTGTTATCTGTCTTCTTAATGAGCTGTTACTAGCACATACTGTTGATGCCAGAAATATTCTTCTTTTGCTGAAGCTTGGCATGTTTGTATTTTTAAACAATTACATAGTGTTTTAATTCCATTTTCTTGAACCCTTACTGATGTCACTTCTCGGCAAGTAATGTGATGAGTTATAGTTTGTTGGTTGCAAAGAAAATTTCATTATAAGCAAATTTCAATTTCAAAGTGAAGTTAAAAGCATTAAATTAAACATTTTTATAGTTCACTAAGTTAAAGTGAGGTCCTGGTTTTCTAAAATATTATAATTAATAATCTTACATTATCCATAAATTTTGTGCTTGATGATATATATTTAAGAtatcacatttcattttttttttttttgtgaaagttGATATTACATTTGGTAATATAGGTCATATTTTTAAGACAGTGACATGGAAACTAGATTTTCTACTTTTTATTTGCCTATTAGTGGTGATTATTGTTCGTATATCATAGTCAGAACACTGGTATTTTAGTGTTGTTGagaatgataaaataaatataagtatGCATTGAAATAGAATATTCTATGAAAATTGTATGTAGGATAATAAGATTATTTTCTTGCTAGCCACAGTTACACAAAAATATCCAATACTGGAAATGTAATCAATTTAATTCACAAACCCACACAAAATACGTATGTTTTTGTTTCTGCAAACTTCATTTAGATAAATGATTGCATAATTTTTGCATTTGAGCATCCATGTTAATGGCATGAGACTAGTGAATAGTCTTATCTCAATGTTTACTTGCCATTTTAGAGAGGAAGATGGTACAGGTACAGGGTTCTTGAGAGTGTGACCTGGCTGAAGAGCTTCCAGATGCTTCCAGGTGTCGTTTGTGGCAGTCATTGTCTAGTCTTTGCAAAATGAACTGCTTTTCTTTGTTAACATTAACAGAAGTTAGTTGTTTTTTAATATTTGCTAGTTCTTTGGATGAACTAGCATATCATTAATCTGACATAGTACCTATTAATTGTGTACTGAAGTAATTACAAAAATTAATAATTATTCAGTCAGTTGAAGTGCCACAAAACCAATATTTTAGCAAACAAAGATTTTACATTATTTTAAAATCTGTGACTTACAAAGTAGACGCTTTACTCTGACTGATTGCTAATTTTTATAATTCTTTACCAGGTGAATCAGCCCGTGGAACTCCTTCATCTGAGTACCGCCATGTGTTAGAATCTCGCACTCGACAAACTCCTGAACCTACTAAGTTAAGCCAGGGATCTCTCGCTGGCACACCTGTGTCCTCCATTGCCTCTGAAGCCAAGTCTTATTCTCAGGAGCAACCTAAGCCTACCACTGCCACAACTGTAGATCCTAAGGTTGATGATAaatctgttgaaaaaaaaatagagcctaAAACTGTTGAAACTGAATCCCAAGAATctaaaatatcagaaaaaaagaTCCCTGAGGGAAAACCCTTAGATGTAGAAAAGCTTAGTTCTGAATTAGATGTCAAAGCTCCTGAAACTAAACCTACTGAAGTCAAGTCTGACACAATATTACCTGAAGCTAAGGAGGAGCCTAAAGTTTCTGATATAAAGCCATTAGAGACAAAACCACTTGAAGCTAAGGTACCAGAAACAAAACCCAGTGAATCAAAGGTACCAGAAACAAAACCATTTGAATCTAAGGTACCAGAAACAAAACCATTTGAATCTAAGGTACCAGAAACAAAACCATTTGAATCTAAAGTACCAGAAACAAAACCATTTGAATCTAAGGTACCAGAAACAAAACCATTTGAATCTATAGTTTCTGAAACTAGCCTACCAGAAACTAAATCTTTTGAATCAAAGGTACCAGAGACAAAACCAAGTGAACCTTTGGTACCAGAGTCCAAACTAAGTCCAACTTTGTCTTCTAAGCCATTTTCAACAGAATTCAAAGCTCCAGAAACCAAGAAACCAGAGCCAAGTGCTGAGCTGAAGAAATCAGAGCCAGCTCCTGAACCCAAGCCATTCCAGCCACAGTCtctactgcagcagcagcagcagggtccTCCCAGCCCACCTGCACGCACACAAGCTTCACCCATGGACATTGTCCCTCCCTCAGGTATTTCTCCTCGGAGTGGCTCTCTTGACTCCCTTTCTGATGCATGTTCCTCCTCTCATTTTACTACATACAATTTCATGGATGAATCCACGAATCAATTTGAACTTAAGTCTTCTGCTCCTGTTGAATTTGGTATACTTGAAAATGATTCTCAGATCCATTCAGATTTATTTCATAGAGATGGCCATTTTCAATCTCCTGTGCATGAGAATAACTCTGATTACTCATCACCATCTTTCCGTGAGAATGACTCTGCCATTCATTCCCCATCTCCCATGCATGATATTCATTCACCATCTTTGCATGATGATGTTCTTTCCTCGTCTTTGCAAGATAATGTGCATTTTCCTTCCTCTCAGCACGATGTTGATTATTCCTCATCTTCCCTTCATGATGATGTTCATTCTCCATATTCTCTGCATGATGGTGTATCTTCTCCATCTGTACATGATCAAAGTCCTTCCCTATCTTCTGTACATGATGTTCATTCCCTATCCTCTCAGGATGATATTTCCTCACCATCCTCCATACATGATAATATTCATTCCTTAtcttctcatgatgatgttcaTTCCCCATCTTTGCATGAAAGGGATTCCCCATCATCTAGACATGAAGGTGCACATTCCCCACCTCTGCATAAAGAAGACCCttttgcatcttttgcacatgagGATTCCTCATCTCAACATGAAGATGCCCATTCTTCATTTCATGGTGATGATCATGCCAGAGCTCAGGACCTATCATCCCAGCATGAAGATGCATACTCTTCATCAACTAATGATAATGTTCATTCTTTATCCCCAACTCATAATGATGTCCATTCCCCATCTGTCAGTGAGGATGTCTATTTCTTATCTTCTTTACACACAGATGTCCATTCTCCACATCATGAAAGGACTCATTCTCCACAATCTCAACATGAGGATGCCCATTCCATATCTTTTGAACCTGGAGATGGCCATTTTCCATCTCATGGCCACAATAACTATCTGACATATCCTTCCAGTAATGACCATTCCCCAGTTTTGCATGAAGAGGTTCACCTCCCATCCACTGTAAATGAGGACATCTGCTCTCCATCTTCTTTGCAAAAGGGTACATATTCCCTGTCTCATCATCAGCATGTTTATTCTCCATTACTTAATGAAGGAGTATCTTCTTCATATGGTGTGGGTGAAGATGTTCATTTTTCATTATCTggacataatgataatcatcccCCATCCCATGAAGAGGCTCACTCCCAGTCATATGTACAGGAGACTGTTCTTTCTCCATCCTTTGTACATGAGGATGTCCATTCTACATCATCTTTGTGTAAGGATGAAGATTCTCAGCATACTCATTACGATCATTCCATTTCATCTCTTCATGAAGCTGTGTCTCAATATGCTGTCAGTGCCCCACCTCCTTTAGAAGAGATAAATTTTTCTCCTTTGCATAAGggtacccatcacccatctaataATTCCCATTCCCCTTCTCTTCATGGAGAGACACATTCCTCATTTTTTCCACAAGATGATGTGTATTCCCATTCATTTTCTGAAAATGCATATTCTCCCATTTATAGTAATGGGAGTAATCAGTCACCTCCGCTGCATGAGAATGATTCAATATTCAATTTTCCATCTTCTTCTCAAGATTATGATTCCAATGATAACTCTCTGTCATCGCTTGTTGAGAAGGACACAAATGACTGTTCTCTTCCATCTCATGAAGATATTAATTCTTTGGCACCTCTACAAAAGAATGAACATTCTTCATTCTCTTGTGAGACAATTGACTTGCCTTCATCTTATCAAAGTGTAAATCCATTTTCTCATCATAAGAATGAAGAAACTAGTGATTCATCATATCTTTTGCATGAGAAGCTTTCTGATATTCCATCCTCTGTATCACATTATGAGAATGATTCCAGTGATGATACTAAATCATCAGATGTGGAGGGTGAGTTGCACATACAGTTACATATGGCAGATATAAAAAATGACTTGCACCTAAATGAATCTCTTCCAGAAATCAGACCAGTGTGCATATCAGATCACCATGAGAAAAGTGATTTTGAGCATCAGGAGTGTGATACTGTTGAGCAACAAGAATCTTTAGAAAGAGAAGAATCACATCTGACAGAAGCAAACACTGTCAATACTAATGAAAAGCAAGTGTATGAATCGTTTTCCCAGGAAATCAAACCAGAAATCTTATTAGAATCAAGTGTACCACAGACTGATTCTGAAATGGTTGCTGAACCAACTATAGAATCAGCAGTCTCAATAAAGCAGAAAGAAAACTTATTAAAAGACAGTTCCACAGAGCTCACTTCTTTTGACACAAATATCGACAGCTTAACTGATGGAAATTCAAAATATTTGATAAACTATAGCACTTCTAATCTGGAGCAGAAATTCCCACCTTGTCATGGTGAAATTGAAACCTATTTACCTAATAAATCTGTTGCAGGAGAGAGTCTGGAATCTGTGATTAAGAAGGCTGAGTCTGAATCTTCAGATGAGGAGCATTTATTTCATCATAAGGGCATGGGATTAGAACCTACTGATTCTGAAATGAtaaagaatgtcccatcctcatgtGATTTAACTCAAAGTTTTCCAGTATTATCAgacaatgaagaaaaaacagAGCACATGACAGATTCATTAACATCTAAGTGGGAGACTGATGAATCTGCTTTGTCTCATATCCATGATGTAGAGCAGGAAAGTACAGTCAAGTCTTACTCATTAGAAGTAAAAGTAGAAAACTctgttgataatgatatgtttAAAATGACAGCAGAAAATCCATCAGAACTCTTTACTTTTGAGATCGAACATGGGTATATTCCTGAGCCTGTAAATAGTGAAGAAAAGCAGACAGTCCCAGTAGTATATCCATTTTTTAACAAAAACCTTGCAAATCAACCTTGTCCTGATATGAAACCAAAAACTACAGTGAAGCAGGGTGTGTCTGACGTGCTTGAAGAGAACACGTCAGAATATCCTTCCAGTGTTGAACATCAATCACCAGGCTTTACCCCAAAAATAAAACAGTCCAGTGAAAATTTTGAACCTTCATTGAAAATTGTTGAAGAATCTTCAGTGATGGAAATACAAAAGCTAACTATCTATCCAGTATCTaaagaaatgcttgaggacaacattGTTTCTGAAGTGGAGAAAAGTCCTGTTCAATTGCCAACTTTTAAAGTTCTTGATGAACCTGTTATCCCTTCCACATGtgaagatgataatgttgatagaaaTATTCATCTTGAGAAAAGCACAGAAAGTCCAGCAGGATACTCAGTTTTTGATGGTGAACCAGATGATATGATGAAGGCTCATGTTAACCGAATGTTATCTATAGATAATGATATGAAACAGGAGATTATTGTAGAATCTGATATCTTTGCTGAGAGTTCAGTAACTTCAATTCCTCATGACAGCAGTCATTGTCTCTCAGAACAGCGTATATATAAGGATAAGCAAGATATATATTGTAATTCCTCAGTAATTACAGAGAATATGGAAACCCCTATAGAACCTGCTAATTATGATAACGACTTAGAGATTAATGTAGATGCCTTGGCCTTAAAGAATGCACACAGAACACATACAGAACCTTTAATTTCAAGGGAAAAACTAGACATTCAAACAGAACCCTTTGACTCGCAGAAACATTTACTTACACATTCAGAATCTCAAAACACAGAAAATTATATTGATAAGGACCCATTATCTTCAGATTCTGAAAAGGAAATGAGTAACAATATAGAATCTCATGGGTCTGCAACACCATTAGAAAAATGTGTCGAGGTAACAGGTTCAGGAAGTGATTCAGAAGTTGATgcacatcagcatcatcatcaggaggAAAGTGAACCAGAAAACTTAACAGATTATTCTGGGTCTGAAAGTACTGCCAACTATGCAGAATCCTCATACTCTAGGTTGAAACCTAAAAATAATGCAGACACCTCAGATTATGACAGTGAGCTAGATGGTGGTGAAGATTCATCCTTCTCTCAAAGTGAGCTAGATGGTGGTGAGGATTCGTCCTTCTCTCACACAAAGCCAAAAGTTACACAAACCTCAAAATTTGTGAGTCATCCAGAAACTGAATCCTCATCCCAAAAAAGGACTTCGTTATTTTCTagatcattatcttcatcatccttatcaacatctgaaaaagatgagagcaaccATAACATTGAACAAAGTGAAGCAGGATTTTCAGATCGTATTCCATTTGACAGTAATGTAGAAGCTGATGTCATGTTAATGCAAAACTCACATAGATTTCCCACAAAAATAACCCTGGCTGGATCATCTGAATCATTAGCACAATCTGGAAATCCCAGAATATCTACTAATAGTGTCAGCAAAGACTATCAAACAGATGCTTTCTCCATTGAGTTTTCAGGGGACCAATACTCAGCATCTTGCTTTGACAACAGAGGTACAGATGGCCATTCTGACTCTCCTGGTAATGATAGTGAGTCTTATCTAAGATATCATGACAACTCATCTGAGACCTATTTGTATGAGACACAGTTAGACAAAACAGAAAAGACTTTCCCTTCTAAGCGTCTGTCCGAAACTATGATGTTTGATATTGAGCCAGACATGCATGATGGATTACAGGATACCCCAGCCAGAAGTTGTGTTGATGCATCAaacttatcattatcagtatctgaTAGAGATTCCTCTACTCCAGGAGAAAGTTATAAGAATGATGTACAAATAGGGATGAATACCATTCCTTTCTCTTCACAATCCCTTTTTCAAGCTAGTAACCAAGAAGACACGATAAAACTTTCTCCATTTAAGAATGACTCTCAGTTTTTAGATGAGCCTGTCCAGAAAGAAAGAACATCACCTTTCAGAAAATATTCCCCTTCTGAAAGTTTATCACCAGTAGTTGTTGAACCATCCCTTGATATTAGTTCACAATCTGAAACAGATTCTTCCATTACAAAAGTTAACAGTGAATGTTTTGGGGTTTCTTCACCAATTGACATTGAATATCAAACAAAGTCTGATGACTCCACAAAAGAAAAAAGCAATGATCATATGTATTACAGTACTCAAGGAATGAATGGAGGATTAAACAGTGGTGTGAATCCCTTTGATAGTGGGTTCAACAATGGTAGCAAACCTTTCCTAGAAGGTAGTGTTTCTGAAACTAGTAGTTATAGTTTCCCCTCTGAGACTGCCAGTTCTCTTCATTTTGAAAAGGTGTAACTTCAGACACTTCAAACAGTTCTTTGACTATTTAAGACATGAGCTCCCACCAAACTATTTCTTTACATCTATCAGTGAAATTACCTTTTAAATTATCAGGACCATAATTATACTTTTCTATATTCAGTAAGCACACTTTTACAGTTAGAGATATTCCACTACTTTGCACATTTTATCTCTTCATAGTTTTCCTAGTATTGGGTATATTTTAGAGGATTCTTTAAGATCTGCACCTCTTTTTCACATTACTGAATGCACTTTTCATAACACTAGTTCTGACTGCATGGGTGGTGGTTCTTACAGGTGCGGTTGACCCTATGACAATGTCCATGTTTGGCTCCCTCAATGGCATGAATGGCAAGAGTTCAGGCACACcttctcctaccaagcctgaagTGCCCCTTCCTTCCACTGAGCCAGTCAAGGATGTGAGTACTTCTGAATCGAAGCCCGTCAGTGTCCGCAATGTCCCTGGCACTAATCTAAGATGCCTTGATGATCCTTCCTTT containing:
- the LOC139755366 gene encoding uncharacterized protein, producing MDESTNQFELKSSAPVEFGILENDSQIHSDLFHRDGHFQSPVHENNSDYSSPSFRENDSAIHSPSPMHDIHSPSLHDDVLSSSLQDNVHFPSSQHDVDYSSSSLHDDVHSPYSLHDGVSSPSVHDQSPSLSSVHDVHSLSSQDDISSPSSIHDNIHSLSSHDDVHSPSLHERDSPSSRHEGAHSPPLHKEDPFASFAHEDSSSQHEDAHSSFHGDDHARAQDLSSQHEDAYSSSTNDNVHSLSPTHNDVHSPSVSEDVYFLSSLHTDVHSPHHERTHSPQSQHEDAHSISFEPGDGHFPSHGHNNYLTYPSSNDHSPVLHEEVHLPSTVNEDICSPSSLQKGTYSLSHHQHVYSPLLNEGVSSSYGVGEDVHFSLSGHNDNHPPSHEEAHSQSYVQETVLSPSFVHEDVHSTSSLCKDEDSQHTHYDHSISSLHEAVSQYAVSAPPPLEEINFSPLHKGTHHPSNNSHSPSLHGETHSSFFPQDDVYSHSFSENAYSPIYSNGSNQSPPLHENDSIFNFPSSSQDYDSNDNSLSSLVEKDTNDCSLPSHEDINSLAPLQKNEHSSFSCETIDLPSSYQSVNPFSHHKNEETSDSSYLLHEKLSDIPSSVSHYENDSSDDTKSSDVEGELHIQLHMADIKNDLHLNESLPEIRPVCISDHHEKSDFEHQECDTVEQQESLEREESHLTEANTVNTNEKQVYESFSQEIKPEILLESSVPQTDSEMVAEPTIESAVSIKQKENLLKDSSTELTSFDTNIDSLTDGNSKYLINYSTSNLEQKFPPCHGEIETYLPNKSVAGESLESVIKKAESESSDEEHLFHHKGMGLEPTDSEMIKNVPSSCDLTQSFPVLSDNEEKTEHMTDSLTSKWETDESALSHIHDVEQESTVKSYSLEVKVENSVDNDMFKMTAENPSELFTFEIEHGYIPEPVNSEEKQTVPVVYPFFNKNLANQPCPDMKPKTTVKQGVSDVLEENTSEYPSSVEHQSPGFTPKIKQSSENFEPSLKIVEESSVMEIQKLTIYPVSKEMLEDNIVSEVEKSPVQLPTFKVLDEPVIPSTCEDDNVDRNIHLEKSTESPAGYSVFDGEPDDMMKAHVNRMLSIDNDMKQEIIVESDIFAESSVTSIPHDSSHCLSEQRIYKDKQDIYCNSSVITENMETPIEPANYDNDLEINVDALALKNAHRTHTEPLISREKLDIQTEPFDSQKHLLTHSESQNTENYIDKDPLSSDSEKEMSNNIESHGSATPLEKCVEVTGSGSDSEVDAHQHHHQEESEPENLTDYSGSESTANYAESSYSRLKPKNNADTSDYDSELDGGEDSSFSQSELDGGEDSSFSHTKPKVTQTSKFVSHPETESSSQKRTSLFSRSLSSSSLSTSEKDESNHNIEQSEAGFSDRIPFDSNVEADVMLMQNSHRFPTKITLAGSSESLAQSGNPRISTNSVSKDYQTDAFSIEFSGDQYSASCFDNRGTDGHSDSPGNDSESYLRYHDNSSETYLYETQLDKTEKTFPSKRLSETMMFDIEPDMHDGLQDTPARSCVDASNLSLSVSDRDSSTPGESYKNDVQIGMNTIPFSSQSLFQASNQEDTIKLSPFKNDSQFLDEPVQKERTSPFRKYSPSESLSPVVVEPSLDISSQSETDSSITKVNSECFGVSSPIDIEYQTKSDDSTKEKSNDHMYYSTQGMNGGLNSGVNPFDSGFNNGSKPFLEGSVSETSSYSFPSETASSLHFEKV